CACGTTGTACAACACTGTGACTTATTTCCATTTGAATCACAAGTGGCATAATCTTATTTTATGTAAACAAGTGGAATGAGGTTATTCCATATTACTTGTTATACAAGTGATGTATGTGCGTACGTacgtatgtgtgtatgtatgtgtgtatgtgtgtgtatgtatatatgtatgtatgtatgtatgtatgtatgtatgtatatgtatgtgtgtatgtatgtatgtaatgtTCATCTTTAAACTTTAACAGGGAAAAAGATATGGTGGAAACTGAGAagctgtccaaggtgctgaaaTGACATGTTATATACAAGAATTAGGTTCACCCACGCTATAAATAGCATTTTCAAAATCACGTTGATCTAGCCCTCAACAACTGATTCATAGTCATGtgctctccatggtgctgaaaatTACGCAAAAGCATACTTTACAAATGTACTGCGAATATTGGAGGTACAGACATAAAGTTAATATGGTTTACCAACCTCTAGAGGAGAGTCTGGTTCATCCAGGATGCTCTTCTCACTCTGTATCCGCTGCATGGTCCCTGTAGAACTGGGGTCCATTATCAGCACGTTCTGACTACCAGCTCTGCCAAACTTACAGTCACTCTTTCTGGAATCAGTCGTCCTGCACACCTCGTAATTGTACACGTGCTGGAGAGTCCCTGTGCCCAAAGTGTCTGAGTAACGTGGTGGATAATATGGAATCACAGGGAGGTTGGAGTGATACAGGGTGCGAGACTGTCTCCATCTGTAGATTTTCACTGATATAATAACCACTACAcacgtgatgaagaggaaggacaCTACAGCCAAAGCCAGCACTAAGTAAAAAGTCAGGTTGTCATTGTACTCCTTGTCGTGTGTAAAGTCAGTGAACTCAGACAGCACTTCAGGGAAGCTGTCCGCCACCGCCACGTTAACAATGACTGCAGCTGAACGAGACGGCTGCCCGTTGTCCTCCACTATAAcagtcagtctttgtttcacagcatCTTTATCATTCACTTGGCGGATAGTTCTGATTTCTCCATTCTGTAAGCCCACTTCAAACAGCGCCCTGTCTGTGACTTTCTGCAGTTTATACGAGAGCCAGGCATTCTGTCCAGAGTCCACATCAACAGCCACCACTTTAGTCACCAGGTAGCCCACATCTGCTGCACGAGGCACCATCTCAGCCACCACTGATCCACCAGTCTGGACTGGGTACAGGACCTGAGGGGGGTTGTCGTTCTGGTCCTGAATCAGTATTTTCACTGTCACGTTGCTGCTGAGTGGAGGGGAGCCTCCATCCTGCGCTTTGACTACCAGCTGAAGCTGTTTGATCTGCTCATAATCAAAAGAACGAACTGCACTAAGGACTCCAGTTTCAGAGTTTAAAGACACATAAGAAGAGATTGGACTGCCACTGACTTGTGTGTCCTCCAGAAGATACGAGATTCTCGCATTTTGATTCCAATCTTTGTCTCGCGCACTGACAGCAAATACAGAAATGCCAGGGGAATTATTTTCTGTGACGTAAGCAGAGTAGATGGCTTTATCAAATACTGGTGCATTGTCGTTTATGTCAGAAATTTTAAGGTGTAATTTTGTTGAGCTGGAAAGAGGGGGGGAACCGAAATCAGAGGCGGTTATTGTGATGTTATATTCCGAAACGGATTCTCTATCAAAATATTGATCAGAAATCAAATTGTAATAGTTTGTTATCGATGTT
This is a stretch of genomic DNA from Labrus bergylta chromosome 9, fLabBer1.1, whole genome shotgun sequence. It encodes these proteins:
- the LOC136180022 gene encoding protocadherin beta-4-like yields the protein MMATRGSLAKKWARCRDFPGLRRCIQMLIFLLHVANMVDGQIRYSVPEEMKKGSLIGNVAQDLGLDLKRLRSGRARIVSGENIQYTELKTDKGTLVVNERIDREQLCGDTTPCSFSFEVILENPMELHRITILIQDQNDNPPQVLYPVQTGGSVVAEMVPRAADVGYLVTKVVAVDVDSGQNAWLSYKLQKVTDRALFEVGLQNGEIRTIRQVNDKDAVKQRLTVIVEDNGQPSRSAAVIVNVAVADSFPEVLSEFTDFTHDKEYNDNLTFYLVLALAVVSFLFITCVVVIISVKIYRWRQSRTLYHSNLPVIPYYPPRYSDTLGTGTLQHVYNYEVCRTTDSRKSDCKFGRAGSQNVLIMDPSSTGTMQRIQSEKSILDEPDSPLEVGKPY